In Acidobacteriota bacterium, the genomic window CGGGGCCGCCAGATCGACGGCCAGGCTGGTGGTGCCGTCGCCGAACACCAGCTCGACCTCACCGGCGAAGGGTCGCGCCCCGACGGTGGTCGTCATGTGACCGACGGCGTAGTCACCGAAGCCATCGCCATCGACGTCGAAGCCCCCCGCCACCGGCGTGCCGAGACGGCCGGTAGTGGTCGCCCCGGGAGCACCGGAAACGCGAATCATGGGGTCGACGCCGGCGGTGAGCTGGGCGACATCGATGATCAATGCCGGGCCCCGGGCAAGGCCTGCCAGCACCGGCAGAGCCAGCCCGAGGAGTACGAGAGTCAGGAGGATGACCAGCGGCTTCTTCATGATGAATCTCCCGAGTATGTAGCGCCTGAGTAGCGCCATTCTACGCCACCCTCCGACGGCCTTCGGGAGTTCACGCGAGTGCGACCGGCCGCGGGCAGCGTCTGCCGGGCCCCCTGCCCTCAGGGGGTCGAAGTCAGGGCTCGCCGCTGAAGATTTGGTCCAGGTCGCGGGACGAGTGAAGGATCCGCATCACGGTCAGCGGCTCGGCCTCTGGGTCGTAGAGGATCAGGAAGCGATAGACCGGCCACCATCGCAAGGTGCCGCCGGTGAGTCGCCGCTTGCGATGGCCGATGCCAGGGGAAGATGTCAGGTGATCAAATGCATCGAGAAGGCGCACAAGGACACGTTCGGCACGGCCTCGGCCGTCCCGCTCAGCGATGAAGAATAGGATCTCCTCCAGCTCGCCCTCAGCCGTTTCTGTGAGGAGATAGCGCTTCATTCAGGCCGCGCCCGCAGCTCCTCCCGCATGCGGGCCAAGGCACGAGGCCCGTCGACGACCCGGCCCGCTTTGACGTCCTCTATCGCCTCGTCAACGAGACCCTGGAAGTAATCCCGCGTGCGCTGCTTCAACTCGTCGGGCAGCAGCGCCAGCTCCTCGTCGCTCAGATCCTCGTAAATCCACTTCTCGACCAGCCGGCGGTGTTCAGCCTCTTGCAGCATGCGAAGCCCATCGCGCACGACCTCGCTCGCGGTCCGATACCGGCCCGTAGTGACCTGCGTCCGCACGAACTGCTCCTGCGCTTCGGGCAGCGACACGTTCATGGTCTGTCTTTGTGCCATACCTCAAAGTGCCACGAATCAGCACCTGTGTCAATAAACGACACAATTACACTCGAAGACCACTCCAGAAGATCCAGCGAAGCGAAAGCAGTCTCGATTCGACCGCGCCCTCCGAACCGAGGGCGCGCAACGCGATGCGTTGTCCTCGGGGGTGAGGCCGCACGACATGTGCGTGCGGCCGGGCCGCGCAGGCCGAGGGGGGCTGGAACAGCACCCCTCTTCTAAGGAATTGCCGCCAGCCAGGCCTCCTGTCGGCCCTTCGGGTTGGTGCCGACGCCGACGATGGTGTGGCCGTCGGGAGTGATGTCGGCGGCACTGGTGAGGGACCATCCCACCAAGCCCTTGCCGGCACCGGCCTGGGCCAACACATCCCACAGCCGCCGCAGGCCGTTCTCCGCATCCCACACGAAGGCCTCGCCGTCGCCGCTGGCGTTGGAGGCGAAGCCCACCACCCGCGCGCCATCGGCCGAGACCGCCGTCGCCTGGCTGGCGCCGCCGCCTGGCAGAGTGCCGAGATCGACCGGCGAGCCATCGCTACCCCACAGGGTGGCCCGCGGCAGCAGGCCCTGGGAGGTGCTGAAGTTGCTGTTGCCGACGGCCACCGTGCCATCGACCGAAACCCCACCGCCATTGCTGCCATCGGTCGCACCCGGCAGCGGCTGCAGCGCCACCATGCCCTGGGCGGCGGTCCAGCGAAAGGCGAAGTCCTGCTGGCTGGCATCGGTGCTGATTCCCACCACCACGGAGCCATCTCCGGAGACGCTCTGCCCTTCGCTGGTGCCGGTCGAGCCGGAGATCACCCCAAGGTCGCGAAAGCCCGCCGCCGCGGTCCACAGAAAGGCGTGATGACCGGTCGCCGTGTTGGCCGCTCCCACGATGCTGCCGCCGTCGGCGGAGACATCGAGGGCAAAGGAAGGCACCACCGGATCGCCGCCCTGGGGCAGCATCTGCATGCCGCTCGATGAGGTCCAACGGAAGGCCGTCTCGCCGGCTCGGGAGAAGCTGATACCGACCACCACCGAGCCGTCCGAAGACACCCCGTTGGCGCCGCTGCCGGTGAGATCGGGGACGAAGCCGAGACCGATCATGCCGCTCTCGGCACTCCACCGAAAGGCCTCCTGAGGACCGTTCTCGACGAAGTTCGAGCCCACCACGAAACGACCGTCCTCGGAGACGGCGAAGGCTTGGCTGGTCTCCGTCGCGGGATCCCCCAGCACCCCCAAGGGAATGAACTTCACCGGTCCCGGCCGGATCTCCTCGGTCGGCAAGTCGCCCTCGAGATCCGGCGCCGGCTGACGGCAGCCCACCATCAAGACGAGAAGCCCCAGAACGATCGACAGGGTACGCATGGTTGTCTCCTTTCGCGCCTGTTCTACCACCGGTGTCCTCTGCCAGGCGAAAGCTTTCGGCGCCGCAACCACGAAAAAGGCC contains:
- a CDS encoding type II toxin-antitoxin system RelE/ParE family toxin; the encoded protein is MKRYLLTETAEGELEEILFFIAERDGRGRAERVLVRLLDAFDHLTSSPGIGHRKRRLTGGTLRWWPVYRFLILYDPEAEPLTVMRILHSSRDLDQIFSGEP
- a CDS encoding type II toxin-antitoxin system ParD family antitoxin codes for the protein MNVSLPEAQEQFVRTQVTTGRYRTASEVVRDGLRMLQEAEHRRLVEKWIYEDLSDEELALLPDELKQRTRDYFQGLVDEAIEDVKAGRVVDGPRALARMREELRARPE
- a CDS encoding PEP-CTERM sorting domain-containing protein, with protein sequence MRTLSIVLGLLVLMVGCRQPAPDLEGDLPTEEIRPGPVKFIPLGVLGDPATETSQAFAVSEDGRFVVGSNFVENGPQEAFRWSAESGMIGLGFVPDLTGSGANGVSSDGSVVVGISFSRAGETAFRWTSSSGMQMLPQGGDPVVPSFALDVSADGGSIVGAANTATGHHAFLWTAAAGFRDLGVISGSTGTSEGQSVSGDGSVVVGISTDASQQDFAFRWTAAQGMVALQPLPGATDGSNGGGVSVDGTVAVGNSNFSTSQGLLPRATLWGSDGSPVDLGTLPGGGASQATAVSADGARVVGFASNASGDGEAFVWDAENGLRRLWDVLAQAGAGKGLVGWSLTSAADITPDGHTIVGVGTNPKGRQEAWLAAIP